The DNA sequence GCACCGGAAGCATGGATATCGCCGTCAACGACGTGTTCGTCCCCGAGCATCGGGTGCAGGAGTTCGGCCCGCTGGCACGCGGGCAGTCACCGTCGGCCGATCTGCATGGCGCCGCGATCTACCGCATACCGCTGTTCTGTGCGCTCTCCAATGTCGCGGCCGCACCCGCGGTGGGCATGGCACTGGGCACAGTGGAGCTGTTCACCGAGAAGATCAAGACCCGGGTGATGCGCTACTCGATGCAGGAGCAGTCCAAACTCGCCACCGCACACCGCCGCATGGGACATGTTGCCGCGCAGGCGGAGTCGGCGCGTACCCTGCTGCTGCAGACGGTGCGCGATGTGGAGGGCAAGCTGGGTTCGGGCGAGGGGTTGACGACGGAGGATCGGGTGGCGGTGCGTCGCAACTGCGCCTACGTCGTCGAGGTCTGCAAGCAGGCCATCGCTGAGGCTGTCGAGGCGTGCGGTGCTTCCGCACAATACGAAGACTCGCCATTGCAGCGTCATCTGCGCGATGTGAACACGCTGTCCACACATGTTGTCTACGACACCGATTCTGCCTATGAGCTGTTCGGACGGGTGGAACTCGGGCTGCCCCCGGGATCTGTCGCGTTCTGATGCCACTCGAGCTCACCGGTCTGCACTGCGTACTCGCGGACCGGATCCTGACCGTGACAATCGATAACGGTCCACTCAACCTGCTCGACGGGCCACTCATGTCGAGCCTGTCGCGCCTGGCCCGATGGCTTGCCGATCGTGACGATGTGACGGTGGTGCTGTTCGGCAGCGCCAATCCTGACTTTTTCATCGCCCACCTGAATGTCGAGATCCTGCAATCGGATTCGGCGCGAACGGCGGAGTCTGTCGAATCCTTCCAACGACTGGTCGGCAGGTTCCGCGCGCTGCGCCAGGCCACCATCGCGCTCGTGGAGGGCCGGGTCGCGGGCGGGGGAAGTGAGTTCCTCCTCAATCTGGACATGCGCTTCGCGGTTCGCGGCAAGGCCGTCTTCAATCAGGTGGAGACGGGTCTGGGCATCGTGCCGGCGGGTTCGGGCCCGCAGCACCTGGTCGAGAGCATGGGTCGGGCGCGCGCACTTGAGGTGATTTTGGGTCACGAGGATTTCGATGCTGACCTGGCGGAGCGATACGGCTGGGTGAATCGTGCTCTGGACCCCGATGACGGGTGGCGGTTCGTGAATCGGCTCGCCCGGCGTATCGCCGTCAATCCGCTCGCACTGATCGCCGGTGCCAAGAGCACGGTAGATGCGCTGGTCACCGACCTGGAGCCGGGGTTGGCCGCGGAGCGGGCAGCCATCGTTGACGCGTTCGCCGACATGCACAGCACCCAAAGAATCGCGCTCTTTCTGCAACGGGGCGGCCAGACGGTGGACGGTGAACGTGGCCTCGGCGATCTCGTGGGTGACCCTTAGACTGCGACTACAACCAGTAGTAGAACCAAGTCGTAGCGAGGGAGAACTCATGGGTCAGGTCAGTGCGTCCAGTTCGGTGTTGATCGACGCGGCACCCGAGGCAGTGCTCGCCGCGGTTGCCGACTACCAGAATGTGCGCCCGAAGATCCTGTCCGGCCACTACCGCGACTACCAGGTGCTCGAGGGCGGTCAGGGCGAGGGCACCGTCGCGGCCTGGAAGCTGCAGGCCACCGAGTCGCGCGTGCGGGACATCAAGTCCAGCGTCAGCGTCGCCGGACACACCGTCATCGAGAAGGACGCCAACTCCACGCTGGTGACCAGCTGGACCGTCGCACCTGCCGGAACCGGCTCCACCGTCACCACCAAGACCGCGTGGACGGGTGGCGGCGGCATCAAGGGATTCTTCGAGAAGACCTTTGCGCCGCTGGGGCTCAAGAAAATTCAGGCCGAGGTGCTGGACAACCTGAAGAAGACGGTCGAAGGGTCGGCGACCTAACCGCCGGGTGCAGGCGCCGCCGCCGGGTCTACCCCCGGCGCCGGTGCGGTACCGCTGAGGTAGGCGACGATGCCCTGAACGACGGCCTGCGCGTACTTGGCACGGCCCTCGGGGCTCGTCATCATCGCGGAGTCCTGGGCGTTCTTCATGTTTCCGAGCTCGACGAGCACCTTCGGGTGCTGGGCCAGGTTGAGGCCCGCCAGGTCGGAGCGGCCGTAGAGCCCGCCGGTGCCGATGTAGGTCGCCGGTGTCAGGCCCGCCGCTTGCAGGCTGTCGCGCATGGTCTTGGCGAATCGCACCGTCGGCTCGCCCTGCACGGCGTTCACCGGTGGGTTCGAGAAGTTGACATGGAAGCCGTGGCCGCCGGCCGGGCCGCCGTCGGCGTGGATGCTCACCACCGCGTCCGGATTGAAGCTGTTCTCGATCTCCGCGCGCTTGTCGATACACGGTCCGAGCTTGTCGTCGTCACCACGGGTCATCGCCGTGCGCACGCCGAGTTGGGTCAGCTGCTGACGGATGAGCAGCACGGTGTTCCACGCGAAGGTGTGTTCGGGGTATCCGCCGTCGGTGACGGTTCCGC is a window from the Mycobacteroides salmoniphilum genome containing:
- a CDS encoding Rv3717 family N-acetylmuramoyl-L-alanine amidase, translating into MVTLAGPRRVVNKGSRRPGYRGQVRVSFWRAAGLTGVTLLTAASVTVLPIVTSSAPTTFTAGAAPGIAGRIVVLDPGHNGANDGSINNQVPDGRGGTKSCQTSGTVTDGGYPEHTFAWNTVLLIRQQLTQLGVRTAMTRGDDDKLGPCIDKRAEIENSFNPDAVVSIHADGGPAGGHGFHVNFSNPPVNAVQGEPTVRFAKTMRDSLQAAGLTPATYIGTGGLYGRSDLAGLNLAQHPKVLVELGNMKNAQDSAMMTSPEGRAKYAQAVVQGIVAYLSGTAPAPGVDPAAAPAPGG
- a CDS encoding acyl-CoA dehydrogenase family protein, yielding MTSSTAVQTDAVARARELTPNIAARALEAERLRRMPDETIAELSQSGLFSLMAPRRYGGDEASLETLVSAVIEVGKVCGSTAWTFCIYGIHNWLAGLFPEKLQDEMFGSVSPGSPLLFPGSWSPSGVAVPVDGGYKISGRWQFGSGVWHSSWASVAAVVQHREGTEPPKYPDLRTFMIPRDDLEVIDTWFTSGLRGTGSMDIAVNDVFVPEHRVQEFGPLARGQSPSADLHGAAIYRIPLFCALSNVAAAPAVGMALGTVELFTEKIKTRVMRYSMQEQSKLATAHRRMGHVAAQAESARTLLLQTVRDVEGKLGSGEGLTTEDRVAVRRNCAYVVEVCKQAIAEAVEACGASAQYEDSPLQRHLRDVNTLSTHVVYDTDSAYELFGRVELGLPPGSVAF
- a CDS encoding enoyl-CoA hydratase/isomerase family protein; protein product: MPLELTGLHCVLADRILTVTIDNGPLNLLDGPLMSSLSRLARWLADRDDVTVVLFGSANPDFFIAHLNVEILQSDSARTAESVESFQRLVGRFRALRQATIALVEGRVAGGGSEFLLNLDMRFAVRGKAVFNQVETGLGIVPAGSGPQHLVESMGRARALEVILGHEDFDADLAERYGWVNRALDPDDGWRFVNRLARRIAVNPLALIAGAKSTVDALVTDLEPGLAAERAAIVDAFADMHSTQRIALFLQRGGQTVDGERGLGDLVGDP
- a CDS encoding SRPBCC family protein, which encodes MGQVSASSSVLIDAAPEAVLAAVADYQNVRPKILSGHYRDYQVLEGGQGEGTVAAWKLQATESRVRDIKSSVSVAGHTVIEKDANSTLVTSWTVAPAGTGSTVTTKTAWTGGGGIKGFFEKTFAPLGLKKIQAEVLDNLKKTVEGSAT